A genomic segment from Paramixta manurensis encodes:
- a CDS encoding ADP-ribosylglycohydrolase family protein: MSISKEKRILGAFYGQALGDAMGMPSELWPRTRVKAHFGWIDRFLPGPKENNAACYFNTAEFTDDTSMALALADAIIQCEGNVEAEVVGRNILHWAEAFDAFNKNVLGPTSKIALNALKNGTPIAELENNGLTNGAAMRVSPLGCLLPPGKLADFIDEVEVASSPTHKADVAIAGATAIAWAVSLAVEGVAWPVIRDQLPAIARAAQERKITTFSASMAARIELALQVVAQANGVEEAMERVYQLVGTGTSTIESVPAALAMVELSGTDPNRCAILCANLGGDTDTIGAMAVAICGALHGIDGIDPALKVQLDDVNQLDFTRYSQAFLRFRQQREAAYAQR; the protein is encoded by the coding sequence ATGTCAATAAGTAAAGAGAAGCGGATTCTGGGCGCCTTTTACGGCCAGGCGTTGGGCGATGCGATGGGGATGCCCTCGGAACTGTGGCCGCGCACGCGCGTGAAAGCGCATTTTGGTTGGATAGACCGTTTTTTGCCGGGGCCAAAAGAGAATAACGCCGCCTGCTACTTTAATACGGCGGAATTTACCGATGATACCTCAATGGCGCTGGCGCTGGCCGATGCGATTATCCAGTGTGAGGGGAACGTTGAGGCGGAGGTGGTTGGTCGTAACATTTTGCATTGGGCGGAAGCGTTTGATGCGTTTAATAAAAACGTGTTGGGGCCAACCTCCAAAATTGCGTTGAACGCGCTCAAGAACGGTACGCCGATCGCGGAACTGGAGAATAACGGCTTAACCAATGGCGCGGCGATGCGGGTGTCTCCGCTCGGCTGTTTGTTGCCGCCCGGTAAGCTGGCGGATTTTATCGATGAGGTTGAAGTGGCCTCCAGCCCAACGCACAAAGCCGATGTTGCCATTGCTGGCGCCACTGCCATTGCCTGGGCGGTTTCACTGGCGGTCGAAGGTGTCGCGTGGCCGGTAATTCGTGACCAGTTACCAGCCATCGCCCGCGCGGCGCAGGAACGCAAAATCACCACTTTCAGCGCCTCAATGGCGGCGCGAATTGAGCTGGCGTTGCAGGTTGTGGCACAGGCCAATGGTGTAGAAGAGGCGATGGAGCGTGTCTATCAGTTGGTAGGCACCGGAACGAGCACCATTGAATCGGTACCTGCCGCGCTGGCGATGGTGGAACTCTCCGGCACCGATCCGAACCGTTGCGCGATTCTGTGCGCCAATCTCGGTGGCGATACCGATACCATTGGCGCAATGGCGGTGGCGATTTGCGGCGCGCTGCATGGCATTGATGGTATCGATCCGGCGCTAAAAGTGCAGCTTGATGACGTTAATCAACTGGATTTTACCCGCTACAGCCAGGCGTTTTTGCGTTTCCGTCAGCAGCGCGAGGCGGCCTATGCTCAACGTTGA
- the glyS gene encoding glycine--tRNA ligase subunit beta yields MTEKTFLVEIGTEELPPKALRSLAESFAAQFTAELDAADVAHGAVNWFAAPRRLALKVANLAAAQPDRTVEKRGPAIAAAFDAEGKATKAAEGWARGCGITVGQADRLKTDKGEWLVYRAEVKGESVQTLLPAMVSASLAKLPIPKLMRWGDSEVQFVRPVHTVTLLLGDELIPATILGVSSARVIRGHRFMGEPAFTINHADQYPQILLERGKVMADYAQRKAKIKADAEAAAREIGGNADLSDSLLEEVASLVEWPVVLTAKFEEKFLAVPAEALVYTMKGDQKYFPVYDANGKLLPNFIFVANIESKDPQQIISGNEKVVRPRLADAEFFFNTDRKKRLEDNLPRLETVLFQQQLGTLRDKTDRIQALAGWIAAQIGADVNHATRAGLLSKCDLMTNMVFEFTDTQGVMGMHYARHDGEAEDVAVALNEQYQPRFAGDELPSNPVACALAIADKMDTLAGIFGIGQHPKGDKDPFALRRAALGVLRIIVEKNLALDLQTLTEEAVRLYGSKLTNRAVVDEVIDFMLGRFRSWYQEEGHSVDTIQAVLARRPTRPADFNARMKAVSHFRTLDEAATLAAANKRVSNILAKSTETLGDSVQASLLKENEEIQLATFVTALTSKLQPYFAEGRYQEALIELAQLREAVDNFFEKVMVNADDQAVRINRLTLLAKLRELFLQVADISLLQ; encoded by the coding sequence ATGACTGAAAAAACTTTTCTGGTGGAAATCGGCACCGAAGAGCTGCCGCCGAAGGCGCTGCGTAGCCTTGCCGAATCTTTTGCCGCGCAGTTTACCGCCGAGCTGGATGCCGCCGATGTGGCGCACGGTGCGGTGAACTGGTTTGCCGCGCCGCGTCGTCTGGCGCTGAAAGTGGCGAACCTCGCGGCCGCACAGCCAGATCGCACGGTTGAAAAGCGCGGCCCGGCCATCGCCGCTGCGTTTGACGCCGAAGGCAAAGCGACTAAAGCCGCCGAAGGCTGGGCGCGTGGCTGCGGGATCACCGTCGGGCAGGCGGATCGCCTGAAAACCGACAAAGGCGAATGGCTGGTGTATCGCGCCGAAGTGAAAGGCGAGAGCGTGCAAACGCTGCTGCCGGCGATGGTGAGCGCTTCACTGGCGAAGTTGCCGATTCCAAAATTGATGCGTTGGGGCGATTCCGAGGTGCAGTTTGTGCGTCCGGTTCACACCGTCACGCTGCTGCTGGGCGATGAGTTAATTCCCGCCACCATTCTGGGTGTTTCATCCGCTCGCGTGATCCGCGGCCATCGGTTTATGGGTGAGCCTGCGTTCACTATCAACCACGCCGACCAGTATCCGCAGATTTTGCTGGAGCGCGGTAAAGTAATGGCGGATTACGCTCAACGTAAAGCCAAAATTAAAGCCGATGCCGAAGCGGCCGCGCGTGAAATTGGCGGTAATGCCGATCTGAGCGACAGCTTGCTGGAAGAAGTCGCCTCGCTGGTGGAATGGCCGGTGGTGTTGACGGCGAAATTTGAAGAGAAGTTCCTCGCGGTTCCGGCGGAAGCGCTGGTCTACACCATGAAGGGCGATCAGAAATACTTCCCGGTTTATGATGCGAACGGCAAGCTGTTGCCGAACTTCATTTTTGTTGCCAACATCGAATCAAAAGACCCGCAGCAGATCATTTCCGGTAACGAGAAAGTGGTGCGCCCGCGTTTGGCGGATGCGGAGTTCTTCTTTAATACCGACCGTAAAAAACGTCTGGAAGATAACCTGCCGCGTCTGGAAACCGTGTTGTTCCAACAGCAACTGGGTACGTTACGCGATAAAACCGATCGCATTCAGGCGCTGGCGGGCTGGATTGCCGCGCAGATTGGTGCCGATGTGAATCACGCCACTCGCGCGGGCCTGCTTTCCAAGTGTGACCTGATGACCAATATGGTGTTTGAGTTTACCGACACTCAAGGTGTGATGGGGATGCATTACGCGCGTCACGATGGCGAGGCGGAGGATGTGGCGGTAGCATTGAATGAGCAGTATCAGCCGCGTTTCGCTGGCGACGAGCTGCCTTCTAATCCGGTTGCCTGTGCGCTGGCGATTGCCGATAAAATGGATACGCTGGCCGGTATTTTCGGTATCGGGCAACATCCGAAAGGCGATAAAGATCCGTTTGCGCTACGCCGTGCGGCGCTGGGCGTGCTACGCATTATTGTTGAGAAGAACCTGGCGCTCGATCTGCAAACCCTGACTGAGGAAGCGGTGCGTCTGTACGGTAGCAAACTGACCAATCGCGCGGTGGTGGATGAGGTTATCGACTTTATGTTGGGCCGTTTCCGTAGCTGGTATCAGGAAGAGGGCCACAGCGTTGATACCATTCAGGCGGTGCTGGCGCGTCGTCCAACGCGTCCGGCGGATTTTAATGCCCGTATGAAGGCGGTATCCCATTTCCGTACGCTGGATGAAGCTGCCACGTTGGCTGCGGCGAATAAGCGCGTGTCCAATATCCTGGCGAAGTCGACCGAAACATTGGGCGACAGTGTGCAGGCATCATTGCTGAAAGAAAACGAAGAGATCCAGTTGGCAACCTTCGTCACCGCACTGACCAGTAAGCTACAGCCCTATTTCGCCGAAGGGCGTTATCAGGAGGCGCTGATCGAGCTGGCGCAACTGCGTGAAGCGGTAGATAACTTCTTTGAGAAAGTGATGGTCAATGCGGATGATCAAGCGGTGCGTATTAACCGTTTGACGTTGTTGGCAAAACTGCGTGAGTTGTTTTTGCAGGTGGCGGATATTTCGTTGCTGCAATAA
- a CDS encoding PfkB family carbohydrate kinase, whose protein sequence is MLNVEVLHALTGRYPVCVVGAAVVDVIADAYSLPHRGSDIELHQQGVNVGGCALNVAIALHRLGIPALNALPLGLGTWADIIRHQMAAYGLHSAVETDKGDNGWCLALVEPDGERTFLSVSGVENQWDSAMLQRLALKPGGWIYVSGYQLTSASGEVLLAWLEAQRDTQRLFIDFGPRLADIPEARFARLMALQPLVTLNRQEASLVWQEKLMGEGEFSWQALCDAWQRRFASPLIVRLDSDGAGYFCAQEQGWVPALPTEVVDTIGAGDSHAGGVLAGLASGLPLSEAVALGNAVASFVVAHRGGDCAPDRVTLRHYWQQQTIRQ, encoded by the coding sequence ATGCTCAACGTTGAGGTACTGCATGCGTTGACCGGGCGTTATCCGGTGTGCGTGGTAGGCGCCGCGGTGGTGGATGTGATTGCCGATGCGTACTCTTTACCGCATCGCGGTAGCGATATTGAGCTGCATCAGCAAGGCGTTAATGTCGGCGGCTGCGCCCTTAATGTCGCGATTGCGTTGCACCGGCTTGGCATCCCGGCACTGAATGCGTTGCCGCTTGGCTTGGGAACGTGGGCGGATATTATTCGTCATCAAATGGCGGCCTATGGGCTGCACAGCGCGGTAGAAACCGACAAAGGCGATAACGGTTGGTGTTTGGCGTTGGTCGAGCCGGATGGCGAACGTACTTTCCTTTCTGTCAGCGGGGTAGAGAACCAGTGGGATAGCGCCATGCTACAACGTCTGGCGTTGAAACCCGGCGGTTGGATATATGTGTCTGGCTATCAGCTAACCTCTGCCAGTGGCGAAGTGCTGCTGGCATGGCTGGAAGCGCAGCGAGACACGCAGCGACTGTTTATTGATTTTGGGCCGCGCCTGGCGGATATTCCAGAGGCGCGTTTTGCCCGGCTCATGGCGTTGCAGCCGCTGGTGACGCTGAACCGGCAAGAAGCCAGCCTGGTATGGCAAGAGAAACTGATGGGCGAGGGTGAGTTTAGCTGGCAAGCGCTGTGTGATGCGTGGCAGCGGCGTTTCGCTTCGCCGTTGATTGTGCGGTTGGATAGCGATGGTGCCGGTTATTTTTGCGCACAGGAGCAGGGCTGGGTGCCCGCGCTGCCCACCGAAGTGGTTGATACCATTGGCGCTGGCGATAGCCATGCTGGCGGTGTGCTGGCGGGCTTAGCTTCCGGGCTGCCGTTGAGTGAGGCGGTTGCGCTGGGCAATGCGGTCGCCTCTTTTGTGGTGGCGCATCGCGGTGGTGATTGCGCGCCGGATCGTGTGACGTTACGCCACTACTGGCAACAGCAGACTATTCGGCAATAA
- a CDS encoding nucleoside permease, translating into MKTKIPKLSFMMFVEWFIWGAWFVPLWAWLHGNGFTPIEIAWCYACTSIAAILSPILVGSLTDRFFQAQKVLSVLMIAGALLMFFAAQQTHFSTFFPLLLLYSLTYMPTIALTNSIAFSHVNDVERDFPRIRVMGTLGWIASGIACGFVPPLLGMGDISASNIPLLVTAAGSLLLGVYALTLPATEPKSTGKFSLRVVLGLDALHLLKDRSFLVFFVCSFLFSMPLAFYYIFAEGFLSEVGLQHATGWMTLGQVSEIFFLLALPFFIKRFGIGKVLLLGLVTAALRYIFFAFGGDQNILTYGLLFMGILLHGVSYDFYFVTAYIYVDKKAPVAMRNAAQGLITLACQGIGSLLGYRLGGYLMEEMFAYNPPRNGLTFHWAGMWMFGSVMIVVITLVFIALFRDARSKSDDLAPLDVPVSAEK; encoded by the coding sequence ATGAAAACAAAAATACCAAAGCTTTCGTTCATGATGTTTGTTGAGTGGTTTATCTGGGGCGCATGGTTTGTGCCGCTCTGGGCCTGGCTGCATGGCAACGGCTTTACGCCGATTGAAATCGCCTGGTGCTATGCCTGTACCTCTATTGCCGCCATCCTGTCGCCGATCCTGGTCGGTTCGCTTACCGACCGGTTTTTCCAGGCGCAAAAAGTCTTGTCAGTGTTAATGATTGCCGGCGCGTTGCTGATGTTTTTCGCCGCGCAGCAGACGCACTTCAGCACCTTCTTCCCGCTACTGTTGCTCTATTCGTTGACCTACATGCCAACCATTGCGCTGACCAACAGTATCGCCTTCTCGCACGTCAACGACGTGGAGCGGGACTTTCCGCGTATACGCGTAATGGGCACATTGGGCTGGATTGCGTCCGGTATCGCCTGCGGGTTTGTTCCGCCACTGCTCGGTATGGGGGACATTTCCGCCAGTAATATTCCCCTGTTGGTCACTGCCGCCGGGTCATTATTACTTGGCGTTTATGCGCTGACGCTGCCAGCGACCGAGCCGAAAAGTACCGGTAAATTTAGCCTGCGGGTCGTGCTGGGGCTGGACGCGCTGCACTTGTTGAAAGATCGCAGCTTCCTGGTGTTTTTTGTCTGCTCTTTCCTGTTCAGTATGCCGTTGGCGTTCTATTACATTTTTGCCGAAGGTTTCCTCAGCGAAGTGGGGCTACAGCACGCGACCGGCTGGATGACGCTGGGGCAGGTCTCTGAAATCTTCTTTTTGCTGGCGCTGCCGTTCTTCATCAAACGTTTCGGTATTGGCAAAGTGCTGTTACTGGGCCTCGTCACCGCGGCGTTACGCTACATTTTCTTCGCCTTTGGCGGCGACCAAAACATCCTGACCTACGGTTTGCTGTTTATGGGCATTCTGCTGCATGGCGTCAGTTATGACTTCTATTTTGTTACCGCCTACATTTATGTGGATAAAAAAGCGCCGGTGGCAATGCGTAACGCGGCACAAGGGTTGATTACTCTCGCTTGCCAGGGGATTGGCAGCCTGCTCGGCTACCGTCTTGGCGGCTACTTAATGGAAGAGATGTTTGCTTACAACCCGCCGCGCAATGGTCTGACATTCCACTGGGCGGGGATGTGGATGTTTGGCAGCGTGATGATTGTGGTCATTACCCTTGTCTTTATCGCGCTGTTTCGTGACGCACGAAGTAAAAGCGATGACCTGGCGCCGCTGGACGTGCCGGTTAGCGCGGAAAAATAG